GAAGGGCGTCCGTTGCGGAGAGGGCGGAGGGTCGTGATACTTGCCATGTCTTTAGGCAAGGTGTGGCAAAGTTATGATGAAGCGCGTGCCGCGCCCTGTTTCACTAGCTACGCTGATCTTACCCTTGTGCAGTTCGATGAGCTCTTTGACAATGGCTAGACCCAGGCCACTGCCTCCGTGCAGGCGGGTGCGCGAGCTGTCGGAGCGATAAAATCGCTCCCAAATATGGGGCAAAGACTCGGGGGGTATGCCACAGCCTGTGTCATGGACGATGATCACGGTCTGCCTTTCATCTTGTTCTACCGAAATGCCGACTTCATGGCCGGCGCTGGTATAGGCGAAGGCGTTCTCAAAGAGATTGTCGAGCACCTGCTTCATGCGGTCTGGGTCAGCTAGGAGAGAGCCTGTGGCGTACACACTTTCTACAAAAGTGATGCCGTTTTTTTCGGCTAGGCGCCGCCAGGGGGTTACCACTTCTTCGATGTAGTTCATGAGCGGCAGCGGAAGCCGGCGGAGTGAGAGCGTGCGCGCGTCGCTTTGCGCCAAAGTAAGGAGGTCTTGACTGATACGACCGAGCCGCAGCGTCTCGCTAAGGGCCACGCGCAGATACTCTGATTTAGCCTTTTCGTCTACGGCCACGCCATCGAGAACAGCCTCTATATAGCCTTGTATATGGGCTAGAGGCGTGCGTAGCTCATGTGAGACGATGGCCACAAAACCCCGCCGCGCGTCCTCGAGCTCTTGGCGCGAGCTAATGTCAATAAGGACAGCCACTGCACCCCACACTTTTTCGCGACTGACAAGTGAAGAAGCTCGCACCAGCAAGGTGCGCTCACCGAGCTTTAATTCTTCTTCTACCTGTTCGCTACCCTGTGATGACCACGCCAGACGCAAGGCGCGCGATAATTCTAGAGAGGACTGATTATATTTGAGTAATTCTCTGGCCACTGGGTTTATTTGCAGTACAGCCCCATCCGCCCCAAAGAGAACCACGCCTTCAGTCATGTTTTGCAGGATGCCATGAGCCTGCTCCTTCTCTTGCGCGAGCTCTGTTACAGCTGTGGCCAAGTTGTGGCGCAAGGCGTTAAACCCATCTCCCAGAGAGTCAATCTCGGCTATGCCCGTCGGCAGAATGCTGCCTGTATAGTCTCCCCGCGACAACCGGGTAGTGGCCATGGCTAAGGCTCCTAGGGGCGCCGTCATACCTTTCGCCAGCCAAAAACTTAAGAGTAGCGCACCAAGTACGCCGGCTAAGCCCGACAGCGCAATGGTGCGTCTTACTTCAGCCATGGCTTGGTCAATGCCAGCTAGGGGCGAGTGAATGTAGATGGCCCCTATGGTTATGTTGCGCTGCACAACGGGTATGCCCACCAGCAGGTACGGAGCTTGCAGCAGGTGGTGGGTTTGCCTGAGAACGATGGCCTCGCCGCGCCCGAGCTTGCGCCATTCCTCCACAGGCAAGGCACGTCCCACCAAGCGTGCCATGGGTGCAGAAGACGCCACGATTACGCCCTCATCGTTGACCACCCAAAAGTCTTCGTCTACTACTTGGCGAAGGAGGGCCCACTGCCGCAGGCTCATGTTGAAACCGAGGTCTTCGGTGCCGAAACTGAGGGCGATGCGCGAGGCCTGGCGCGACAGGTCGCGCAGCCTTTGCCCCACTACGACATTCTCCACCAGGTAAGCGATAAGAAAACCGCTCACCGAAACGGTGAGGAGCACGACGACCAAGTAACTACCAAAGAGGCGGCCCCACAAACTCTTAGGCATTGTCGCGCACCTCGAACTTGTAGCCAACGCCCCACACTGTCTGCACATAAGAGTATCGCCCCACGCACTCAAGCTTTTGCCTAACTTTCTTGATGTGGGTGTCTACAGTGCGTGAGTCGCCATAAAACTCGTAGCCCCAGACCATATCGAGCAGCTGCTGTCGCGAAAAGACTTGCCCGGGGTGGCGAATTAGCGCCCAGAGGACCTCGAACTCTTTGGCGGTCAGCTCTACGGCCTGTGCGCCTACGGTGACCGAGCGACGGGCATGGTCCATGGTGAGCTCGGCCATGGCAACTACCTGCGAGCGCTCGTCTTCGGGTAGCGTTCGCCTGAGGACCGCCCTCACCCTCGCCACCAACTCGCGCGGACTAAAGGGCTTGGTGATGTAATCGTCGGCACCCATCTCTAGCCCCCGCAGCTTGTCTTCTTCGGTGGTGCGGGCTGTCAACATAATGATGGGCGCCTTAGAACTAAGCCTCACCTGTCGACAAAACTCCCAGCCGTCTATCGCGGGCAGCATAATATCTAGCAGCACAAGGCTGGGACGTTTCTCGCGAAAGAGAGAGAGGCCGATCTGGCCATCGAGGGCGACAAAGACGGTGTACCCCTCGCGCTCTAGGTAGG
The Bacillota bacterium DNA segment above includes these coding regions:
- a CDS encoding response regulator transcription factor, which translates into the protein MSSILIVEDENYLAELMKAYLEREGYTVFVALDGQIGLSLFREKRPSLVLLDIMLPAIDGWEFCRQVRLSSKAPIIMLTARTTEEDKLRGLEMGADDYITKPFSPRELVARVRAVLRRTLPEDERSQVVAMAELTMDHARRSVTVGAQAVELTAKEFEVLWALIRHPGQVFSRQQLLDMVWGYEFYGDSRTVDTHIKKVRQKLECVGRYSYVQTVWGVGYKFEVRDNA
- a CDS encoding HAMP domain-containing protein, with protein sequence MPKSLWGRLFGSYLVVVLLTVSVSGFLIAYLVENVVVGQRLRDLSRQASRIALSFGTEDLGFNMSLRQWALLRQVVDEDFWVVNDEGVIVASSAPMARLVGRALPVEEWRKLGRGEAIVLRQTHHLLQAPYLLVGIPVVQRNITIGAIYIHSPLAGIDQAMAEVRRTIALSGLAGVLGALLLSFWLAKGMTAPLGALAMATTRLSRGDYTGSILPTGIAEIDSLGDGFNALRHNLATAVTELAQEKEQAHGILQNMTEGVVLFGADGAVLQINPVARELLKYNQSSLELSRALRLAWSSQGSEQVEEELKLGERTLLVRASSLVSREKVWGAVAVLIDISSRQELEDARRGFVAIVSHELRTPLAHIQGYIEAVLDGVAVDEKAKSEYLRVALSETLRLGRISQDLLTLAQSDARTLSLRRLPLPLMNYIEEVVTPWRRLAEKNGITFVESVYATGSLLADPDRMKQVLDNLFENAFAYTSAGHEVGISVEQDERQTVIIVHDTGCGIPPESLPHIWERFYRSDSSRTRLHGGSGLGLAIVKELIELHKGKISVASETGRGTRFIITLPHLA